Proteins encoded by one window of Polaribacter haliotis:
- a CDS encoding GAF domain-containing protein — MDIYKIQQEIDAIISSEKSLESKLQEICDTLENQISYYDWVGFYFKNGNKEELKLAQYTGEETEHTIIPFGKGICGQVAVSNENFVVQDVSEQDNYISCGWKVKSEIVIPIFVDGENIGQIDIDSHTANTFTKKDEELLEYICKKVATIL, encoded by the coding sequence ATGGATATTTATAAAATACAACAGGAAATTGATGCGATAATTTCTTCAGAAAAATCGTTAGAATCGAAGTTACAAGAAATTTGCGACACTTTAGAAAACCAAATTTCTTATTACGATTGGGTTGGTTTTTATTTTAAAAATGGAAACAAAGAAGAATTAAAATTAGCACAATATACTGGAGAAGAAACAGAGCATACCATTATTCCTTTTGGAAAAGGTATTTGTGGACAGGTAGCAGTTAGTAACGAAAACTTTGTGGTGCAAGATGTTTCTGAACAAGACAATTATATTTCTTGTGGTTGGAAGGTAAAGTCGGAAATTGTAATTCCTATTTTTGTTGATGGAGAAAATATTGGGCAAATAGATATCGATTCTCATACTGCAAATACGTTTACAAAAAAAGACGAAGAATTGTTGGAGTATATCTGTAAAAAAGTGGCTACAATTTTGTAA
- the xrtF gene encoding exosortase family protein XrtF, producing the protein MKKHKNVVIFLIKFFATYFILFAIYAKYLQNSQQKEDTFKTASITTTVAEQTVYVLEFFGFHADYRQHKEELSVKLLIDNIYTARVIEGCNSISIIILFIAFIVAFAGSIKATIIFSILGSLFIYVINIFRIAFLTVMIFKYPNQQEFLHNLVFPAIIYGTVFLLWVLWVNKFSNYKK; encoded by the coding sequence GTGAAAAAACATAAAAACGTTGTCATTTTTCTGATTAAATTTTTTGCTACGTATTTTATACTGTTCGCAATTTATGCGAAATACTTACAAAATTCACAGCAAAAAGAAGATACTTTTAAAACAGCATCTATTACCACAACTGTAGCAGAACAAACTGTATATGTTTTAGAATTCTTTGGGTTCCACGCAGATTATAGGCAACATAAAGAGGAGCTTTCTGTTAAACTTTTAATAGATAATATTTATACTGCCAGAGTTATTGAAGGTTGTAATTCTATAAGTATAATTATTTTATTTATTGCTTTTATTGTCGCTTTTGCAGGTTCTATTAAAGCAACCATAATTTTCTCTATTTTAGGGAGTCTTTTTATTTACGTAATAAATATATTTAGAATTGCGTTTCTAACAGTTATGATTTTTAAATACCCAAATCAGCAAGAATTTTTACATAATTTAGTTTTTCCAGCGATTATTTACGGAACCGTATTTTTATTGTGGGTGCTTTGGGTAAATAAGTTTTCAAACTACAAAAAATGA
- a CDS encoding exosortase F system-associated membrane protein, which yields MNKYIKIILTSILVLVLFVIRAFSAELFYDPLIEYFKNDYLYTKMPEIDIWHLMIDMLFRYILNSLVTLGIIWVLFQRKDYLKFTGFFLMAAFMVLIVVFVLLLRDQFENGYLLPFYIRRFIIHPLFLLLLLPAFYFQKLSNR from the coding sequence ATGAACAAATACATTAAAATAATTCTAACATCAATATTGGTGCTTGTACTGTTTGTAATTCGAGCTTTTTCTGCTGAATTATTTTACGATCCATTAATAGAGTATTTTAAAAACGACTATTTATACACTAAAATGCCAGAAATAGATATTTGGCATTTAATGATAGATATGTTATTTCGATATATTTTAAATTCGCTAGTAACTTTAGGAATTATCTGGGTTTTATTCCAAAGAAAAGATTATTTAAAGTTTACAGGGTTTTTCTTAATGGCTGCTTTTATGGTTTTAATTGTGGTATTTGTACTTTTATTAAGAGATCAGTTCGAAAATGGTTATTTACTTCCCTTTTATATTCGACGTTTTATAATTCATCCTTTGTTCTTGTTATTATTATTGCCAGCATTTTATTTTCAGAAATTAAGCAATCGATAA
- a CDS encoding HYC_CC_PP family protein → MKQVFSKITSTTLALLVLLSTFSFTVEKHYCGDFLMDVSYVGNADGCNMEMAKTVISKIKTCCKDEIHKIEGQDELQSNSELKFDFQKQQFLGTFLISYKDLFLDNTSEKTVYKDFSPPDIPIDYQVLYQSFLI, encoded by the coding sequence ATGAAACAAGTTTTTTCTAAAATAACATCCACAACTTTAGCACTTTTAGTGTTGCTTTCTACGTTTTCTTTTACGGTAGAAAAACATTATTGTGGCGATTTTTTAATGGATGTTTCTTATGTTGGAAATGCAGATGGTTGTAATATGGAAATGGCAAAAACAGTTATTTCTAAAATAAAAACCTGCTGTAAAGACGAAATTCATAAAATTGAAGGTCAAGATGAACTACAATCAAATTCAGAATTAAAATTCGACTTTCAAAAACAACAATTTTTAGGTACTTTTTTAATTTCTTATAAAGATTTATTTCTAGATAATACTTCAGAAAAAACAGTTTATAAAGACTTTTCTCCACCAGATATCCCTATTGATTATCAGGTTTTATACCAATCTTTTTTAATTTGA
- a CDS encoding TonB-dependent receptor: MKKYIFSSCLLLFPILFFAQSNLKGMIMDKQNPENNSGISGATVNWLDTSIGAVSNEKGWFTIPYKPEYKKLVVSYIGYKTDTITVTSLKTIRHFITPESELEEITVKSKKRATQRSLFATANMFTVNNDELLKAACCNLAESFETNPSIDVSFSDALTGTRQIQMLGLKSPYLLITQENVPSVRGAAQAFGLTFTPGTWVESIQITKGAGSVVNGYESISGQINAELVKPFSDNKFFLNAYSSLNGRLELNTHFNEKISDKWQSGLYIHGNYRGEKFDNNNDNFLDAPLAKQINVMNRWQYTDAQNGWVSFINFRYLKDEKQTGELNFNPETDKRTTNAWGSEIDTKRFETSAKLGYVFPELPFQSFGFQLAYSNHQQDSYFGLNVYDIQHESVYSNLLFNSIIGDTRNKFKTGISFTYDNYDELVEVGTFDENFKRKEQSVGAFFEYAFDNLDDFSFTTGLRVDAHNLLGNFITPRLHLRYAPWENGVFRASAGRGKRSANIFAENQQFFVSSRQINIDNVGGNIYGLNPEIAWNYGVSYMQKFNIFDKKGDLTFDFYRTDFSNQVVVDWENPQGISFYDLDGKSVANSFQVELYYQLAEGFNLRTAYKYFDVSTDYKSGNLQKPIQPKNRFFANLSYETILQENGAQWKFDATFNSIGKQRLPDTRSNPSQYQLAEFSNPYQLLNSQVTRVFSEKFEVYLGAENLTNVQQKNPILASDNPFGANFDTTIVYSPIFGRAIYAGLRFKIK; encoded by the coding sequence ATGAAAAAATATATTTTTAGTAGTTGTTTACTACTATTTCCAATCCTCTTTTTTGCACAAAGCAATTTAAAAGGAATGATTATGGACAAACAAAATCCTGAAAATAATTCAGGGATTTCAGGTGCAACTGTAAATTGGCTAGACACTTCAATTGGTGCAGTTTCAAACGAAAAAGGCTGGTTTACGATTCCCTATAAACCCGAATATAAAAAATTGGTCGTAAGTTATATTGGTTATAAAACAGATACGATTACAGTTACAAGTTTAAAAACGATTCGTCATTTTATAACTCCAGAAAGTGAACTCGAAGAAATTACTGTAAAAAGTAAAAAAAGAGCCACACAACGTTCTTTATTTGCTACTGCAAACATGTTTACTGTAAATAATGACGAGTTATTAAAAGCAGCTTGCTGTAATTTGGCAGAAAGTTTCGAAACGAATCCTTCCATAGATGTTAGTTTTTCTGATGCTTTAACTGGCACAAGACAAATACAAATGCTGGGATTAAAAAGTCCGTATTTGTTAATTACGCAAGAAAATGTACCTTCAGTTAGAGGTGCTGCACAAGCTTTTGGTTTAACTTTTACACCTGGAACTTGGGTGGAAAGTATTCAAATTACAAAAGGAGCAGGAAGTGTTGTAAATGGTTACGAAAGTATTTCCGGACAAATAAATGCAGAATTGGTAAAACCATTTTCCGACAATAAATTCTTTTTAAATGCCTACAGTTCTTTAAACGGACGCTTAGAACTAAACACTCATTTTAATGAAAAAATTTCCGATAAATGGCAAAGTGGTTTATACATTCATGGAAATTATAGAGGAGAAAAATTCGATAATAACAACGATAATTTTTTAGATGCGCCTTTAGCAAAGCAAATAAATGTTATGAATCGTTGGCAATATACAGATGCACAAAATGGTTGGGTTAGTTTTATTAATTTCAGGTATTTAAAAGATGAAAAACAAACTGGAGAACTTAACTTTAATCCTGAAACAGATAAACGAACAACAAATGCATGGGGAAGTGAAATTGATACAAAACGTTTTGAAACTTCAGCAAAATTAGGCTATGTTTTTCCTGAACTTCCGTTTCAAAGTTTTGGTTTTCAGTTGGCTTATAGCAACCATCAACAAGATTCTTATTTTGGGCTGAATGTGTATGACATTCAGCATGAAAGTGTGTATTCTAACTTACTTTTTAATTCGATAATTGGAGATACCAGAAACAAGTTTAAAACAGGAATTAGTTTTACTTATGATAACTATGATGAACTTGTTGAAGTGGGTACTTTCGATGAAAATTTCAAAAGAAAAGAACAATCTGTGGGTGCTTTTTTCGAATATGCGTTCGATAATTTAGACGACTTTAGTTTTACAACAGGTTTGCGAGTAGATGCTCATAATTTATTAGGGAACTTTATAACACCAAGATTGCACTTGAGGTATGCTCCTTGGGAAAATGGAGTTTTTAGAGCTTCTGCAGGAAGAGGAAAAAGAAGTGCTAATATTTTTGCTGAAAATCAACAATTTTTTGTAAGTTCTAGACAAATTAATATTGATAATGTTGGTGGAAATATTTACGGTTTAAACCCTGAAATTGCTTGGAATTACGGAGTTTCTTATATGCAAAAATTCAATATTTTTGATAAAAAAGGAGATCTTACATTCGATTTTTATAGAACCGATTTTAGCAACCAAGTTGTTGTTGATTGGGAGAACCCTCAAGGAATTTCTTTTTACGATTTAGATGGAAAAAGCGTTGCTAATAGTTTTCAAGTTGAATTATATTATCAGTTGGCAGAAGGCTTTAATTTAAGAACCGCTTATAAATATTTCGATGTTTCTACAGATTACAAATCTGGTAATTTGCAGAAACCAATTCAGCCTAAAAACAGGTTTTTTGCCAACCTTTCTTATGAAACAATTCTGCAAGAAAATGGTGCTCAATGGAAGTTTGATGCAACTTTTAATAGTATTGGAAAACAGCGTTTACCAGATACAAGATCTAACCCAAGTCAATATCAATTAGCTGAGTTTTCTAATCCTTATCAATTATTAAATAGTCAAGTAACAAGAGTATTTTCAGAGAAGTTCGAGGTATATTTAGGAGCAGAAAACTTGACCAATGTTCAACAAAAAAATCCTATTTTAGCAAGTGATAATCCTTTTGGCGCAAATTTTGATACTACAATAGTGTACTCGCCAATATTCGGACGTGCAATTTATGCAGGTTTACGATTTAAAATAAAGTAG
- a CDS encoding heavy-metal-associated domain-containing protein, with protein MKKIVFIFSLFLLGFSTQAQTQKEVKKKRNAKVTFTVDGICGMCKKRIETAALKTKGVKFAIWDVKSHQMNLIMDERKTDLSTIHKNIMAVGHDIILDEDKKLMASDKAYESVHPCCKYRDSKIVEDHNGELKKQ; from the coding sequence ATGAAAAAAATAGTATTCATATTCAGTTTATTCTTGCTTGGGTTTTCAACGCAAGCACAAACACAAAAAGAAGTTAAAAAGAAAAGGAACGCAAAAGTTACTTTTACAGTAGATGGTATTTGTGGTATGTGTAAAAAACGTATAGAAACTGCTGCTTTAAAAACTAAAGGTGTAAAGTTTGCAATTTGGGATGTAAAATCGCACCAAATGAACCTAATTATGGACGAGCGAAAAACAGATCTCTCCACTATTCATAAAAATATTATGGCAGTTGGGCATGATATTATTTTAGATGAAGATAAAAAATTAATGGCTTCTGATAAGGCTTATGAGTCTGTACATCCTTGCTGTAAATACAGAGATAGTAAAATTGTTGAAGATCATAATGGAGAATTAAAAAAACAGTAA
- a CDS encoding Y-family DNA polymerase, producing the protein MIALVDCNSFYASCEQVFRPDLQGKPVVVLSNNDGCVIAANKEAKALAHIPMFQPVFKIKNILKANNVTCFSSNYTLYADMSQRVMDTLREFSPIVEEYSIDESFVDLSHYNNDELDEIAHKIKERVHKNTGVPVGVGVAKTKSLSKMANKFAKKIPENNGVFVVDSEEKRQFLLSSAKVKDIWGVGRKHTIRIENTGAKTALDFANTNLAWVRKELTVVGERLWRELNNLPCLELVTETSVKKGIGTAKSFGKKLADYSIISEATSFYVAEVADLLRQQGSAAGCIEVFLQTNYFSNSDNQYSNKIIITLDTPTNSTIKLTKEALKGLKKIYKPGYRYKKVGVNLFNLVPENQVQTSLFYEEHKSESKELGKVIDALNSKFGKNKVKLATVGNREKDWALIKEHRSPRFTTQWSELLTIGGKTSSIKL; encoded by the coding sequence ATGATTGCTTTAGTAGATTGCAACAGTTTTTACGCTTCTTGCGAACAAGTTTTTAGACCCGATTTACAAGGAAAACCAGTCGTTGTTTTAAGCAATAACGATGGTTGTGTAATTGCTGCAAATAAAGAAGCAAAAGCGTTGGCACACATTCCTATGTTTCAGCCAGTTTTTAAAATAAAAAACATTTTAAAAGCCAATAATGTAACTTGTTTCTCATCTAATTATACCTTGTATGCAGATATGTCTCAGCGAGTTATGGACACCTTACGAGAATTTTCGCCAATTGTAGAAGAATATAGCATTGACGAAAGTTTTGTCGATTTATCGCATTATAATAATGATGAGCTGGATGAAATTGCTCATAAAATAAAAGAAAGAGTTCACAAAAATACAGGAGTTCCAGTTGGAGTAGGAGTTGCAAAAACAAAATCGCTTTCTAAAATGGCGAATAAATTTGCCAAGAAAATTCCTGAAAATAATGGAGTTTTCGTTGTAGATTCAGAAGAAAAAAGGCAATTTCTATTGAGTTCTGCCAAAGTAAAAGATATTTGGGGAGTTGGACGAAAACACACAATTCGCATAGAAAATACAGGAGCAAAAACAGCTTTAGATTTTGCAAACACCAATTTGGCGTGGGTTCGTAAAGAATTAACAGTTGTTGGAGAACGACTTTGGCGAGAATTAAATAATTTACCTTGTTTGGAATTGGTGACAGAAACCAGCGTAAAAAAAGGAATTGGAACCGCTAAATCTTTCGGAAAAAAATTGGCAGATTACAGCATTATTTCTGAAGCAACCAGTTTTTATGTGGCAGAAGTTGCAGATTTGTTGCGTCAGCAAGGTTCTGCTGCAGGTTGTATTGAAGTTTTTTTACAGACGAATTATTTTAGTAATTCCGACAACCAATATTCAAACAAAATTATAATTACTTTAGATACGCCTACAAATAGCACGATTAAACTAACGAAAGAAGCTTTAAAAGGACTCAAAAAAATATACAAACCAGGTTATCGCTATAAAAAAGTAGGTGTAAACTTATTTAATTTAGTACCAGAAAACCAAGTGCAAACAAGCCTTTTTTACGAAGAACATAAAAGTGAAAGCAAAGAACTAGGAAAAGTTATTGATGCTTTAAATAGTAAGTTTGGCAAAAACAAAGTAAAATTAGCAACTGTTGGTAACCGCGAAAAAGATTGGGCATTAATTAAAGAACACAGAAGCCCAAGATTTACGACTCAATGGAGTGAGTTGTTAACGATTGGAGGAAAAACTTCATCGATAAAGCTGTAA
- a CDS encoding S24 family peptidase, whose protein sequence is MKQEEVKLVEKTKKSYRVARPNQTGFSSPATHYTEPRIDLNDALIENPSSTFYVRVSDNSFSEFDIFENDVLIIDKSLTPKNNQLAVVVQAGCFQINRIDSDSKEEIQLWGVITYIIKSTL, encoded by the coding sequence GTGAAACAGGAAGAAGTAAAATTAGTTGAAAAAACGAAAAAAAGCTACAGAGTTGCGCGTCCAAATCAGACGGGTTTCTCTAGTCCTGCAACACATTATACAGAACCAAGAATCGATTTAAACGATGCTTTAATCGAAAATCCATCGTCCACTTTTTACGTAAGAGTTTCAGATAATAGTTTTAGCGAATTCGACATTTTCGAAAACGATGTTCTAATCATCGACAAATCGCTTACACCAAAAAACAATCAATTAGCAGTTGTTGTGCAAGCAGGATGTTTTCAAATTAATAGAATAGATTCAGACTCTAAAGAGGAAATTCAGCTTTGGGGTGTAATTACTTACATTATAAAATCTACTTTATGA
- a CDS encoding SLC13 family permease produces MQPSQKIGLLLGPFLFFLIQFLPITLVSEKADAVIAVAIWMVIWWITETVNIAVTALLPLILFPLLKIMSIADVGANYGSPIIFLFFGGFILALALEKVNLHKRIALNIVKYTGTTPNKVVLGFMLATAFMSMWISNTASTVVMLPIAISVIRLLIKDEDGFTKGDKNFALSIMLGIAFGANAGGIATVIGTPPNSILIGLLENQYNIQISFLTWMSFGLPFSIIMIVAVYFVLVKWMFPCKDILFTASGNIIEDEIKKLGKISKEEKRVLTVFAITVSLWITRTIINSIFPELKLSDTIISLIGAVSLFAIPMNFKKGNFILEWKDTSKLAWGILILFGGGLALAKGMDSSGLVDLITETISAGNFPVLLTVSLLILLMLFMTEIMSNVALVAVLAPVVAGIAIGLNIPILNLLIPVTMASSCAFMLPMATPPNAIVFASGYVKVNQMVRAGIFLNLIAVGLLILYYQFIIPLFF; encoded by the coding sequence ATGCAACCATCACAAAAAATAGGGTTATTACTTGGCCCGTTTTTATTTTTTCTTATCCAGTTTCTACCAATTACTTTAGTATCAGAAAAAGCAGATGCAGTAATTGCAGTAGCTATTTGGATGGTAATTTGGTGGATTACAGAAACTGTAAATATTGCAGTTACAGCTTTGTTGCCTCTTATTTTATTTCCATTATTAAAGATTATGTCAATTGCAGATGTTGGCGCCAATTATGGGAGTCCAATTATCTTTTTATTCTTTGGTGGTTTTATATTGGCTTTGGCTTTAGAGAAAGTAAATTTACATAAAAGAATCGCGTTAAATATCGTAAAATATACAGGAACAACTCCTAATAAAGTAGTGCTAGGTTTTATGTTGGCAACTGCTTTTATGAGTATGTGGATTAGTAATACAGCATCTACAGTTGTAATGTTACCTATAGCAATATCTGTAATTCGACTTTTAATAAAAGACGAAGATGGTTTTACGAAAGGCGATAAAAACTTTGCATTAAGTATTATGTTGGGTATTGCTTTTGGCGCAAACGCAGGTGGAATAGCAACTGTTATTGGTACACCACCAAACTCTATTTTAATAGGTTTGTTAGAAAATCAATATAACATTCAGATTTCTTTTTTAACGTGGATGAGTTTTGGCTTGCCATTTTCTATCATTATGATTGTTGCTGTTTATTTTGTTTTGGTAAAATGGATGTTTCCTTGTAAAGACATTTTATTTACTGCTTCAGGAAATATTATAGAAGATGAGATTAAAAAATTAGGTAAAATATCTAAAGAAGAAAAAAGGGTTTTAACCGTTTTTGCAATAACAGTGTCACTTTGGATTACTAGAACAATTATCAATAGTATTTTTCCAGAATTAAAATTATCTGATACGATTATCAGTTTAATTGGTGCAGTTTCTCTATTCGCAATTCCTATGAACTTCAAAAAAGGAAATTTTATTTTAGAATGGAAAGACACCAGCAAATTAGCATGGGGAATTTTAATTCTTTTTGGTGGAGGTTTGGCACTCGCAAAAGGAATGGATTCTAGTGGTTTGGTAGATTTAATAACTGAAACAATTTCGGCTGGTAATTTCCCAGTTTTACTCACAGTTTCTCTATTAATTTTATTGATGTTGTTTATGACAGAAATAATGAGTAACGTAGCTTTGGTAGCAGTTTTAGCACCAGTTGTTGCTGGTATTGCAATCGGCTTAAATATTCCTATTTTAAACTTATTAATTCCTGTAACCATGGCAAGCAGTTGTGCTTTTATGCTACCAATGGCAACACCACCAAATGCCATTGTTTTTGCAAGTGGTTATGTAAAAGTAAACCAAATGGTTAGAGCAGGAATTTTCTTAAACTTAATAGCTGTTGGGTTATTGATTTTGTATTATCAGTTTATTATTCCGTTATTTTTTTAA
- a CDS encoding DUF1569 domain-containing protein, with protein MKTNTSTLENKLNKIENYIPDFERINTKASKANVAWHLDHSLKVINSVVGVLQNSDPNLYKDNFSFLGKVLLKFNFFPKGKAKAPKHVLPPEIVSKEDIISQLTAAKENIKEIEKLDANAFFKHPMFGNVNKIRVVPFLNAHTNHHLKIVKSILK; from the coding sequence ATGAAAACAAACACTTCAACTTTAGAAAATAAACTAAATAAAATAGAAAATTACATTCCAGATTTCGAGCGTATAAATACAAAAGCTTCAAAAGCGAATGTTGCTTGGCATTTAGACCATAGTTTAAAAGTAATTAATTCTGTAGTTGGTGTTTTGCAAAATTCAGACCCAAATTTATATAAAGACAATTTTAGTTTTTTAGGAAAAGTATTATTAAAATTCAATTTTTTTCCAAAAGGAAAAGCGAAAGCACCAAAACATGTTTTGCCTCCAGAAATAGTTTCAAAAGAAGACATTATTTCTCAGTTAACTGCAGCAAAAGAGAATATTAAAGAAATCGAAAAATTAGATGCAAATGCTTTTTTCAAACACCCAATGTTTGGGAATGTAAATAAAATAAGAGTAGTTCCTTTTTTAAATGCACATACAAATCATCATTTAAAAATTGTAAAAAGTATTTTGAAATAG
- the ahcY gene encoding adenosylhomocysteinase encodes MSANTAYVPFKVKDISLADWGRKEIELAEAEMPGLMSLREEYGDSQPLKGARIAGCLHMTIQTAVLIETLQALGADVTWSSCNIFSTQDQAAAAIAATGTPVYAWKGMNEEEFDWCIEQTLFFGEDKKPLNMILDDGGDLTNMVLDRYPELAAGINGLSEETTTGVHRLYERVKNGTLPMPAININDSVTKSKFDNKYGCKESAVDAIRRATDIMLAGKRVTVCGYGDVGKGTAASFKGAGSIVTVTEIDPICALQAAMDGFEVKKLETVVATSDIIITTTGNKGIVRGEHFEAMKDKVIVANIGHFDNEIDVPYLNANSEKIEIKPQVDKYNINGKDIILLAEGRLVNLGCATGHPSFVMSNSFTNQTLAQMELWNNAKAYKNEVYMLPKHLDEKVAYLHLAKIGVELTELSKEQADYIGVTQAGPYKPEHYRY; translated from the coding sequence ATGAGCGCAAATACAGCATACGTTCCATTTAAAGTTAAAGATATTTCTTTAGCTGATTGGGGAAGAAAAGAAATTGAATTGGCAGAAGCAGAAATGCCAGGGTTAATGAGTTTAAGAGAAGAATATGGAGATAGCCAGCCTTTAAAAGGTGCAAGAATTGCAGGTTGTTTACATATGACCATTCAAACTGCGGTTTTAATTGAAACCTTACAAGCTTTAGGAGCAGACGTTACTTGGAGTTCTTGTAATATTTTTTCTACACAAGACCAAGCTGCTGCTGCAATTGCTGCAACAGGAACACCTGTTTATGCGTGGAAAGGAATGAACGAAGAAGAATTCGATTGGTGTATTGAGCAAACATTATTTTTTGGTGAAGACAAAAAACCATTAAATATGATTTTAGATGATGGTGGAGATTTAACCAACATGGTTTTAGATCGTTATCCAGAATTAGCTGCAGGAATTAATGGATTGTCTGAAGAAACTACAACAGGAGTTCACAGATTATATGAGCGTGTAAAAAACGGGACATTACCAATGCCAGCAATAAATATTAACGATTCTGTTACAAAATCGAAATTCGATAATAAATATGGTTGTAAAGAAAGTGCAGTAGATGCAATTCGTAGAGCAACAGATATTATGTTAGCAGGAAAACGTGTAACTGTTTGTGGTTATGGAGATGTTGGTAAAGGAACAGCAGCTTCTTTTAAAGGTGCAGGATCTATTGTTACAGTTACAGAAATCGACCCAATTTGTGCATTACAAGCAGCAATGGATGGTTTCGAAGTTAAGAAATTAGAAACTGTAGTTGCAACTTCCGATATTATTATTACAACAACAGGAAACAAAGGAATTGTTAGAGGCGAACATTTCGAAGCAATGAAAGACAAAGTAATCGTTGCAAACATTGGTCATTTCGATAATGAAATTGATGTTCCTTATTTAAATGCAAACAGCGAAAAAATTGAAATTAAGCCACAAGTAGACAAATATAATATCAATGGAAAAGATATTATTTTGTTGGCAGAAGGACGTTTGGTAAACTTAGGTTGTGCAACTGGTCACCCAAGTTTTGTAATGTCTAACTCATTTACAAACCAAACTTTGGCGCAAATGGAACTTTGGAACAATGCAAAAGCATACAAAAACGAAGTATATATGTTACCAAAACATTTAGATGAAAAAGTAGCGTATTTACACTTGGCAAAAATAGGTGTAGAGTTAACAGAATTGAGTAAAGAGCAAGCCGATTATATTGGTGTAACTCAAGCAGGGCCTTACAAGCCAGAACATTATAGATACTAA
- a CDS encoding 4'-phosphopantetheinyl transferase family protein yields the protein MALYKTLTVNKTTKVLIWKIEESIPSLKEGISLSENSTTRLNSMKSELHQKGFLSIRHLLKKVGYTDFDLIYDEFGKPHLKDGKFISITHSFTFTAIIVSDDLHVGIDIEKQRDKILKIAHKFTPIEEYNTIANVDAKISKLTIVWGAKESLYKIYGKKKLLFLHHIYIEDFKFEDKKTTGDIRFDGEQSSYNIEFLEFEGFTCVYAC from the coding sequence ATGGCTCTTTACAAAACATTAACGGTTAACAAAACAACTAAAGTCCTGATTTGGAAGATTGAGGAATCTATTCCTAGCTTAAAAGAAGGAATCTCCCTTTCTGAAAATAGTACAACTCGTTTGAATTCAATGAAATCGGAACTACATCAAAAAGGTTTTTTAAGCATAAGACATTTATTAAAAAAAGTAGGGTATACAGATTTCGACTTAATTTATGATGAATTTGGAAAACCACATTTAAAAGACGGGAAATTTATTTCCATTACACATTCCTTTACGTTTACTGCAATTATTGTTTCTGATGATTTACATGTTGGTATTGACATTGAAAAACAACGTGATAAAATTTTAAAAATCGCGCATAAATTCACGCCAATTGAAGAGTATAATACGATTGCCAATGTAGATGCTAAAATTAGCAAACTAACCATTGTTTGGGGTGCAAAAGAGAGCTTGTATAAAATCTACGGAAAGAAAAAACTTTTATTTCTGCATCATATTTATATTGAAGATTTTAAATTTGAGGATAAAAAAACCACTGGTGATATTCGTTTTGATGGTGAACAATCTTCTTATAATATTGAGTTCTTAGAGTTTGAAGGGTTTACTTGTGTTTATGCATGTTAA